A stretch of the Equus quagga isolate Etosha38 chromosome 9, UCLA_HA_Equagga_1.0, whole genome shotgun sequence genome encodes the following:
- the LOC124244647 gene encoding olfactory receptor 2T27-like, translating into MAKRNGTATTDFILLGLFPEFQYASFLVYLILLVYLIALIGNSILIFLIWMNSYLHTPMYFLLSQLSLIDLFYISSSVPNMVINHFLGKHSISRIGCGVQMFFCLTLGGAECLLLTLMSYDRFVAVCNPLHYAIIMNPKVCLLMTVASWTGGALNSLIQTIYTMHFPVCGLKEINHFCEMPAILKLSCADTSDYEMVVFVVSIVFILIPFTLIMASYIHIFLTVLRMNSPEGRNKALATCSAHLTVVSFYLGPGIVVYMTPGSSHTTTLDQGLSMFYTILTPTLNPLIYSLRNKEVVRALKKVLRKNLISK; encoded by the coding sequence ATGGCAAAAAGAAATGGCACAGCCACTacagatttcattcttttaggcCTCTTCCCTGAGTTTCAATATGCCAGCTTCCTGGTCTACCTCATCCTTCTGGTCTACCTCATTGCGCTCATAGGGAACTCCATCCTCATCTTCCTGATCTGGATGAACTCCTACCTCCACACCCCTATGTACTTCTTGCTCAGCCAGCTCTCCCTCATTGACTTGTTCTACATCTCCAGCTCAGTTCCTAATATGGTCATCAACCATTTCTTAGGAAAGCACAGTATTTCTCGCATTGGCTGTGGTGTCCAGATGTTCTTCTGCCTGACTCTAGGTGGTGCCGAGTGTCTACTCCTAACCCTTATGTCTTATGACCGATTTGTGGCTGTTTGTAACCCCCTGCACTACGCAATCATCATGAACCCTAAGGTTTGCTTGCTAATGACCGTGGCATCATGGACTGGAGGTGCTctgaattcactcattcaaacCATCTACACCATGCATTTCCCTGTCTGTGGTCTGAAGGAGATAAATCACTTCTGTGAGATGCCTGCCATCCTGAAGCTATCCTGTGCGGACACGTCAGATTATGAAATGGTAGTGTTTGTGGTAAGTATAGTATTTATTCTTATCCCCTTTACCCTCATAATGGCCTCCTACATTCACATCTTCCTCACTGTTCTCAGAATGAACTCTCCTGAGGGGAGAAACAAAGCCCTGGCCACATGCTCTGCTCACCTGACTGTGGTGAGTTTCTACTTGGGGCCAGGCATAGTGGTGTATATGACACCTGGCTCCTCCCACACCACAACACTGGATCAAGGTCTCTCCATGTTCTATACCATCCTCACCCCAACGCTGAACCCCCTCATCTATAGCCTGAGGAACAAGGAGGTGGTGCGGGCTCTGAAGAAGGTCCTGAGGAAAAATCTCATATCAAAATAG